A single genomic interval of Lathyrus oleraceus cultivar Zhongwan6 chromosome 7, CAAS_Psat_ZW6_1.0, whole genome shotgun sequence harbors:
- the LOC127103511 gene encoding secreted RxLR effector protein 161-like, with product MEECKAVSTPMNQKEKLSTEDGVDKVDEGYYRSLIGCLMYLTATRLDILFVVCLLSRFMHCASEMHLKVARRVLRYIKGTADYGVKFESCQNFKLCGFSDSDWVGSIDDMKSTSGYCFSLGSGVFSWCTKKQETIAQSTA from the coding sequence ATGGAGGAGTGCAAAGCGGTTAGCACACCAATGAACCAAAAGGAGAAGCTGAGCACGGAAGATGGTGTTGACAAAGTTGATGAAGGCTATTACAGGAGCTTGATTGGATGTTTAATGTATCTCACTGCAACAAGGTTGGACATTCTGTTTGTTGTATGTCTTCTCTCTCGATTTATGCATTGTGCTAGTGAAATGCATTTAAAGGTAGCAAGAAGGGTATTGAGATATATTAAAGGTACTGCTGATTATGGTGTCAAGTTTGAGAGCTGTCAAAATTTCAAGTTATGTGGATTCTCTGATAGTGACTGGGTTGGATCCATTGATGACATGAAGAGCACTTCAGGATATTGTTTCAGTCTAGGCTCAGGAGTTTTTTCATGGTGCACAAAGAAGCAGGAGACAATAGCACAATCCACTGCATAA